One segment of Miscanthus floridulus cultivar M001 unplaced genomic scaffold, ASM1932011v1 fs_786_2, whole genome shotgun sequence DNA contains the following:
- the LOC136533098 gene encoding uncharacterized protein, whose translation MAPAPALAGILLALVAMAAAVHAVHHAPAPSPEESESESTSPSEAPAGEPNAAPAGAPDDDAWEMETPWLSPDEAPAPYRDENEGPAASPEEVDAPAMAPGFDANGPAAVSPEEDAPTMTPDISPFASEPPEEEAPTMAPDISPFASEPPEEEAPTMAPNLSPSESPEEAPAGAPEEFEGSHIAAPPLEDAPTMAPAFAPFGASESPEESEAPAGAPEEEVEAESPSSEMAAAPSSEDYGVLEEEVVVLSPDGSAAVSTGPETEESPAKGTPAAAEAPGPSSDGEDDSGASAGATRRSLVAAVIVVAMSAVAAF comes from the coding sequence ATGGCCCCCGCCCCCGCACTCGCCGGCATTCTGCTCGCCCTCGTTGCAATGGCTGCCGCCGTCCACGCCGTCCATCACGCGCCAGCCCCCTCGCCGGAGGAGTCCGAGTCCGAGTCAACGTCGCCGTCGGAGGCACCGGCCGGGGAACCCAATGCGGCACCCGCGGGGGCACCTGATGACGATGCCTGGGAAATGGAGACCCCGTGGCTGTCCCCCGACGAGGCCCCGGCGCCCTACCGCGACGAAAACGAAGGGCCCGCTGCTTCCCCGGAGGAAGTAGACGCGCCCGCCATGGCACCAGGCTTCGACGCTAACGGCCCTGCCGCCGTTTCGCCGGAGGAAGACGCGCCCACGATGACGCCGGACATTTCTCCCTTCGCGAGCGAGCCGCCGGAGGAAGAAGCGCCCACGATGGCGCCGGACATCTCTCCCTTCGCGAGCGAGCCGCCGGAGGAAGAAGCGCCCACGATGGCACCGAACCTCTCTCCGAGCGAGTCGCCGGAGGAAGCCCCCGCGGGCGCCCCAGAAGAATTCGAGGGCTCACATATCGCCGCTCCCCCACTGGAGGACGCGCCCACCATGGCGCCGGCCTTCGCTCCCTTCGGGGCCAGCGAGTCGCCGGAGGAGTCTGAGGCCCCAGCCGGCGCCCCGGAGGAGGAGGTCGAGGCCGAGAGCCCGTCCTCCGAGATGGCCGCCGCCCCGTCCTCCGAAGACTACGGCGTGTTAGAAGAGGAGGTCGTAGTACTCTCGCCTGACGGGTCGGCCGCGGTCAGCACCGGCCCGGAAACCGAGGAAAGCCCGGCCAAGGGGACCCCCGCGGCCGCGGAGGCTCCAGGCCCCTCATCCGACGGCGAAGACGACAGCGGCGCGAGCGCGGGCGCCACGCGTCGCAGCCTCGTGGCTGCCGTCATCGTCGTGGCCATGTCCGCCGTCGCTGCTTTCTGA
- the LOC136533096 gene encoding fasciclin-like arabinogalactan protein 1 gives MACHANNLSSRGQWHHATHRAKCTPLSILLPLPSLPRERTGAQHRAQPAALRTTVSPRTMRRLRRAAALPLFLLALAATTTTTPAAPAVAKAPAAAAPPAPPNVTAEMAKGGCKAFVDLIAASPDASSTYQSAVEGGMTVFCPSDDAVRAFLPKYRNLSADGKAELLLFHAVPVHYSLGSLKSNNGPMNTLATDGAARNFNFTVQNQGDVVTIRTAAGSGAPPARVRSTAVDKDPLAIYVISAVVEPVELFKPAPAPTPAPAPAHAAADAPTKTAARQRHAPPAVADAPGPAAEDNAAPVDQKDAKKSAAAGAPCARWRLAAALAAAVASALA, from the coding sequence ATGGCATGCCATGCAAATAACTTGAGCAGCAGGGGGCAGTGGCATCACGCTACACACAGAGCTAAGTGCACGCCACTGTCCATCCTGCTCCCACTCCCCTCACTCCCACGCGAACGCACAGGCGCACAGCACCGCGCCCAGCCGGCCGCACTCCGCACCACGGTCTCGCCCCGCACAAtgcgccgcctccgccgcgccgccgcgctccccctcttcctcctcgccctcgcagccaccaccaccacaacgccAGCGGCGCCGGCCGTGGCGAAGGCTCCCGCGGCAGCGGCGCCGCCGGCGCCTCCGAACGTGACGGCTGAGATGGCCAAGGGCGGGTGCAAGGCGTTCGTGGACCTGATCGCGGCGTCCCCGGACGCGTCGTCGACGTACCAGTCGGCCGTGGAGGGCGGCATGACGGTGTTCTGCCCCTCCGACGACGCCGTGCGGGCGTTCCTGCCCAAGTACAGGAACCTCAGCGCGGACGGCAAGGCGGAGCTGCTGCTGTTCCACGCCGTGCCCGTGCACTACTCGCTGGGGAGCCTCAAGTCCAACAACGGGCCCATGAACACGCTGGCCACCGACGGCGCCGCCCGGAACTTCAACTTCACGGTGCAGAACCAAGGCGACGTCGTCACCATCAGGACGGCCGCCGGCAGCGGCGCGCCGCCCGCGCGGGTCAGGTCCACGGCGGTCGACAAGGACCCGCTCGCCATCTACGTCATCAGCGCCGTGGTGGAGCCCGTGGAGCTCTTCAAGCCCGCGCCGGCGCCGACGCCGGCCCCCGCGCCCGCGCACGCTGCCGCGGACGCGCCCACCAAGACCGCCGCGCGCCAGCGCCACGCGCCGCCCGCGGTGGCTGACGCGCCCGGCCCCGCCGCGGAAGACAACGCGGCTCCTGTGGACCAGAAGGACGCCAAGAAGAGCGCGGCTGCCGGCGCGCCGTGCGCCCGGTGGCGGCTCGCCGCCGCGCTGGCGGCGGCCGTGGCCTCAGCATTGGCTTAG